From the genome of Erythrobacter litoralis, one region includes:
- a CDS encoding DUF2177 family protein produces MVKWITAYVAAAIVFGLLDAMWLRWAAGNLYRPVIGEIMAEDFNMAAAGVFYALYLAGMTWFAIRPGIESGSVGYALLNGVLLGALCYATFDLTSQAVFKVWATRISVLDIMWGAFATGTTSAIATWVTLRFFGAE; encoded by the coding sequence ATGGTGAAGTGGATCACGGCCTATGTCGCCGCGGCAATCGTGTTCGGCCTGCTCGATGCGATGTGGCTGCGCTGGGCGGCGGGCAATCTGTACCGTCCGGTCATCGGCGAAATCATGGCCGAGGATTTCAACATGGCCGCCGCCGGCGTGTTCTACGCCCTCTATCTCGCCGGGATGACATGGTTCGCGATTCGCCCGGGCATCGAAAGCGGATCGGTCGGATATGCGCTGCTCAACGGCGTGCTGCTGGGCGCGCTGTGCTATGCGACCTTCGATCTGACCTCGCAGGCCGTGTTCAAGGTGTGGGCGACCAGGATCAGCGTGCTCGACATCATGTGGGGCGCATTCGCCACCGGCACGACGAGCGCGATCGCGACATGGGTGACGCTGCGCTTTTTCGGCGCCGAATAG
- the purL gene encoding phosphoribosylformylglycinamidine synthase subunit PurL — protein sequence MTAITPETIEQHGLSPEEYERVLHALGREPNLVELGIFSVMWSEHCSYKSSRVHLKKLPTQAPWVICGPGENAGVIDIGEGPEGQRLAAIFKMESHNHPSYIEPYQGAATGVGGILRDVFTMGARPVANMNALRFGRPDHPKMKHLVSGVVSGIGGYGNCVGVPTVGGETNFHPAYDGNILVNAMTVGIADADRIFYSAATGVGNPIVYVGSKTGRDGIHGATMASADFEEDADAKRPTVQVGDPFTEKLLIEACLELMATDAIVAIQDMGAAGLTSSSVEMATNGKAGIRLDMNKVPCREEGMTPYEMMLSESQERMLMVLKPGKEDMAEAIFAKWELDFAVIGEVTDTQHMVLEWNGEVVCDIPLGPLAADAPEYERPYLSRDEYSAWVNIPRLSEVPESKDPGADLLKMLASPNLASRRWIAEQYDSQVMGDTLQTGGDAAVVRIHGTNRALAISTDCTPRYVHADPCEGGKQAIAEAWRNLCAVGARPLAVTNCLNFANPQRPEIMSQFVHALEGMGDACRALDFPIVSGNVSLYNESKATGGGSAILPTPAIGGVGVIEDAGRMTTPAFKAAGDAIYLVAPEFWATPDPTRSHLGQSLWLAVIEGREEGRAPPVDLEAERGAGEIVRRLIDEQLLSAVHDVSDGGLAVALAEMALSGGLGAELARNVAYTPAQWWFGEDQARYVVTVSPENAEAFNRIVAEGPESAEAELVGFTRIGTVGGDTLLGQSLASLREAHESFFRDWMES from the coding sequence ATGACTGCCATCACCCCCGAGACGATCGAACAGCACGGCCTTTCTCCCGAGGAATACGAGCGTGTCCTGCATGCCCTGGGGCGCGAGCCGAATCTCGTCGAGCTCGGCATCTTCTCGGTCATGTGGTCGGAGCATTGCAGCTACAAGAGCTCGCGCGTGCATCTGAAGAAACTGCCCACGCAGGCGCCGTGGGTGATCTGCGGGCCGGGCGAGAATGCGGGCGTGATCGATATCGGCGAAGGGCCGGAGGGGCAAAGGCTCGCGGCCATCTTCAAGATGGAGAGCCACAACCACCCATCCTACATCGAACCCTATCAGGGCGCGGCGACGGGCGTGGGCGGCATATTGCGCGATGTCTTCACCATGGGCGCGCGGCCGGTCGCGAACATGAACGCGCTGCGGTTCGGGCGCCCTGACCATCCGAAGATGAAGCATCTCGTTTCCGGCGTCGTCTCGGGCATCGGCGGCTACGGCAATTGCGTCGGCGTGCCGACCGTGGGCGGCGAGACCAATTTCCACCCCGCATATGACGGCAACATCCTCGTCAACGCGATGACCGTCGGGATCGCGGACGCGGACCGGATCTTCTATTCGGCAGCCACCGGCGTCGGCAATCCGATCGTCTATGTCGGCTCCAAGACCGGGCGTGACGGCATCCACGGCGCGACCATGGCGAGCGCGGATTTCGAGGAGGACGCCGATGCCAAGCGCCCGACGGTCCAGGTCGGCGATCCCTTCACCGAGAAGCTGCTGATCGAGGCCTGCCTCGAACTGATGGCGACCGATGCGATCGTCGCGATCCAGGACATGGGCGCAGCCGGCCTCACCTCCTCCAGCGTCGAAATGGCGACGAACGGCAAGGCCGGCATCCGGCTCGACATGAACAAGGTGCCGTGCCGCGAAGAGGGCATGACGCCCTATGAAATGATGCTGTCGGAAAGCCAGGAGCGGATGCTCATGGTGCTGAAGCCCGGCAAGGAGGACATGGCAGAGGCGATCTTCGCCAAGTGGGAGCTCGATTTCGCGGTCATCGGCGAGGTCACCGACACGCAGCACATGGTGCTCGAATGGAACGGCGAAGTCGTTTGCGACATTCCCCTGGGCCCCCTTGCCGCCGATGCGCCGGAATATGAACGGCCCTATCTCTCCCGCGACGAATACAGCGCGTGGGTCAACATCCCGCGCCTGTCCGAAGTGCCGGAATCAAAGGACCCGGGCGCGGACCTCCTGAAAATGCTCGCCTCCCCCAACCTTGCCTCGCGCCGCTGGATCGCGGAGCAATACGATTCGCAGGTGATGGGCGACACGCTCCAGACCGGGGGCGATGCGGCGGTGGTGCGCATTCACGGGACCAATCGCGCGCTCGCGATCAGCACCGACTGCACGCCGCGCTATGTCCATGCCGACCCCTGTGAAGGCGGAAAGCAGGCCATCGCCGAGGCATGGCGGAACCTGTGCGCGGTGGGCGCGCGGCCGCTGGCGGTGACGAACTGCCTCAATTTCGCGAACCCGCAGCGGCCCGAGATCATGAGCCAGTTCGTCCACGCTCTCGAAGGCATGGGCGATGCCTGCCGCGCTCTCGATTTCCCGATCGTGAGCGGCAATGTCAGCCTCTACAACGAAAGCAAGGCAACCGGCGGCGGCTCGGCGATCCTCCCCACGCCCGCGATCGGCGGGGTCGGCGTAATCGAGGACGCTGGCCGCATGACCACCCCCGCCTTCAAGGCGGCGGGCGATGCGATCTACCTCGTCGCGCCCGAATTCTGGGCGACGCCCGACCCGACCCGCTCGCATCTCGGCCAGTCGCTCTGGCTTGCCGTGATCGAAGGCCGCGAGGAAGGCCGCGCGCCGCCGGTCGATCTCGAGGCCGAACGCGGCGCGGGAGAAATCGTGCGCCGGTTGATCGACGAGCAATTGCTTAGCGCGGTGCACGACGTATCCGATGGCGGCCTCGCCGTGGCGCTTGCGGAAATGGCGCTGTCCGGGGGTCTCGGTGCCGAGCTTGCGCGCAATGTCGCCTATACACCCGCGCAGTGGTGGTTCGGCGAAGACCAGGCGCGCTATGTCGTCACCGTCTCGCCCGAGAACGCCGAGGCTTTCAACCGCATCGTCGCCGAGGGGCCGGAAAGCGCCGAGGCCGAACTGGTCGGCTTCACCCGGATCGGCACCGTCGGCGGCGACACCTTGCTGGGCCAGAGCCTCGCAAGCCTGCGCGAGGCGCATGAGAGCTTCTTCAGGGACTGGATGGAGAGCTGA
- a CDS encoding DUF3052 family protein, which yields MSAGHSGTPLARKLNLRDGQRCWFEGMPDHVQDEIDEYALDLVFVADPAEGIDAAHIFVTDGAHLSARLSRLKGQIASDGQIWVSFPNGESASETALDEAQVQRIGVELGLVDTKKCALDDIWSSVKFVIAKADR from the coding sequence ATGAGCGCCGGCCACTCCGGAACGCCGCTCGCAAGAAAGCTCAACCTGCGCGACGGGCAGCGTTGCTGGTTCGAGGGAATGCCGGACCATGTGCAGGACGAAATCGACGAATACGCGCTCGATCTGGTCTTCGTGGCCGATCCGGCGGAGGGGATCGACGCGGCCCATATCTTCGTGACGGACGGCGCGCACCTTTCGGCAAGGCTTTCGCGGCTCAAGGGGCAGATCGCAAGCGACGGACAGATCTGGGTCAGCTTTCCGAACGGGGAATCGGCCAGCGAAACCGCGCTCGACGAGGCTCAGGTTCAGCGCATCGGTGTTGAACTCGGGCTCGTCGACACGAAGAAATGCGCGCTCGACGACATCTGGTCGTCCGTCAAATTCGTGATCGCCAAGGCGGACCGCTAG
- a CDS encoding Coq4 family protein — protein sequence MTPTDLPLIAPERRVSGIRPFKVLHHFGRLVEDKEDTEQVFHIIEATKGRRTHRQAREFILSAEGQRFLAEGQDIPAMLDDHERWAGLPENSVAQRYIAFMKREGLSAAGLVAESHKWAPPETLPRDLTQWYFDRLRDTHDLFHVLTGYGRDALGETSLLAFSYSQNHNKGLLFIAYAGARQIAKVSGTKAPLMRAVREGQRNGRAAAKIAHEDIAALMREDIDAARARLGIAKPVIHRECIRILEAEGNFREELTLGGAEAA from the coding sequence ATGACCCCGACCGATCTCCCGCTGATCGCGCCCGAACGCCGGGTTTCGGGCATTCGCCCGTTCAAGGTGCTCCACCATTTCGGCCGACTGGTCGAGGACAAGGAGGACACCGAACAGGTGTTCCACATCATCGAGGCGACCAAGGGCAGGCGCACCCACCGGCAGGCGCGCGAATTCATCCTGTCGGCTGAAGGCCAGCGTTTCCTTGCCGAAGGGCAGGACATTCCCGCCATGCTGGATGATCACGAACGCTGGGCCGGTCTGCCCGAAAACAGCGTTGCGCAGCGTTACATCGCCTTCATGAAGCGCGAGGGGCTCTCGGCTGCGGGGTTGGTCGCGGAAAGCCACAAATGGGCGCCGCCAGAGACGCTGCCGCGCGATCTTACCCAATGGTATTTCGATCGCCTGCGCGACACGCATGACCTGTTCCACGTCCTGACCGGCTATGGCCGCGATGCGCTGGGCGAGACGAGCCTGCTCGCCTTTTCCTATTCGCAGAACCACAACAAGGGGCTGCTCTTCATCGCCTATGCCGGCGCGCGGCAGATCGCCAAGGTTTCGGGCACGAAAGCCCCGCTGATGCGGGCGGTGCGCGAAGGGCAGCGCAATGGCCGTGCGGCGGCGAAGATCGCGCATGAGGACATCGCGGCGCTGATGCGAGAGGATATCGACGCGGCGCGGGCGCGGCTCGGGATCGCAAAGCCGGTGATCCATCGCGAATGCATCCGGATCCTCGAAGCCGAAGGCAATTTTCGCGAGGAACTGACGCTGGGCGGCGCGGAAGCGGCCTAG
- a CDS encoding nitroreductase family protein — protein sequence MKPHETVPYSLPRLSDEESITRARAMRDRLKQRRTCRYFSDEPVPREVIEAAIEAAATAPNGANHQPWHFAVVASPAKKRAIRQAAEAEERRFYGEDGDDPKASEQWLAALSDLGTDADKPFLETAPYLIVVFAQRKGGIEEDGVTQNYYVSESVGIACGMLIATLHEAGLATLTHTPSPMGFLREACGRPEWEKPLMIVVVGHPGAHASVPAHALRKKPLSQISSWL from the coding sequence ATGAAACCGCATGAAACCGTTCCCTATTCGCTGCCGCGCCTTTCAGACGAGGAAAGCATCACCCGCGCCCGGGCGATGCGCGACCGGCTCAAACAGCGCCGCACCTGCCGGTATTTCTCGGACGAACCGGTCCCGCGCGAAGTGATCGAGGCAGCGATCGAAGCAGCGGCGACGGCCCCTAATGGCGCGAACCACCAGCCCTGGCATTTCGCAGTCGTCGCCTCGCCCGCGAAAAAACGCGCGATCCGGCAGGCGGCGGAGGCCGAGGAGCGGCGGTTTTACGGCGAGGACGGCGACGACCCCAAGGCGAGCGAGCAATGGCTCGCCGCGCTCAGCGATCTTGGCACCGATGCGGACAAGCCCTTTCTCGAAACCGCGCCCTATCTCATCGTCGTCTTCGCGCAGAGAAAGGGCGGGATCGAGGAGGACGGGGTCACGCAGAACTATTACGTCAGCGAAAGCGTCGGGATTGCGTGCGGGATGCTGATCGCGACGCTCCACGAAGCGGGCCTTGCGACGCTTACGCACACGCCCTCGCCGATGGGTTTCCTGCGCGAGGCATGCGGGCGGCCCGAATGGGAAAAGCCGCTGATGATCGTGGTGGTCGGCCACCCCGGCGCGCATGCGAGCGTGCCCGCCCATGCGCTTCGCAAGAAGCCGCTGTCGCAGATTTCAAGCTGGCTCTAG
- a CDS encoding Coq4 family protein, with amino-acid sequence MSKAIDYTSLTAADGTVLCHPARPEPRYSLPRAVKNFQLLMKDKEDTSLVFKIYESLPSKDFLPRVRALALSERGELLRRTEPSLPEILDDHAALRQTPKGSLAHAYCDFMENEGLSAAGLVAEAEKLGRAKYPDLVQWFAERSRDTHDLFHVLTGYGRDALGEQCVLLFTHGQSPTHGHLLIGYAGAANIKKMAWGSKAPVFGAVNQAKRTGKGAPSLIEQPIRELLKQPLDRVRSALNIPAPTKYRECHRIWREEGTDPYDLLASGPASEEPVAA; translated from the coding sequence ATGAGCAAGGCAATCGACTACACCTCTCTCACCGCAGCCGACGGCACGGTTCTGTGCCATCCGGCCCGGCCTGAGCCGCGTTATTCGCTCCCGCGCGCGGTGAAGAACTTCCAGCTCCTGATGAAGGACAAGGAGGATACGAGCCTTGTCTTCAAGATCTACGAATCGCTTCCCTCGAAGGATTTCCTGCCGCGGGTGAGGGCGCTCGCCCTGTCGGAGCGCGGGGAATTGCTGCGCCGGACCGAGCCGAGCCTGCCCGAAATCCTCGACGATCATGCCGCGCTGCGCCAGACGCCCAAGGGCAGTCTCGCCCATGCCTATTGCGATTTCATGGAGAACGAAGGCCTGTCGGCGGCGGGGCTGGTTGCCGAGGCGGAAAAGCTCGGCCGCGCGAAATATCCCGATCTCGTGCAATGGTTCGCCGAACGCTCACGCGATACGCATGATCTTTTCCATGTCCTCACCGGATATGGCCGCGACGCTCTTGGCGAGCAGTGCGTGCTGCTGTTCACCCACGGTCAGTCGCCCACGCATGGCCACCTGCTGATCGGTTATGCGGGCGCGGCCAACATCAAAAAGATGGCGTGGGGCTCGAAAGCTCCCGTCTTTGGCGCGGTGAACCAGGCGAAGCGCACCGGCAAGGGGGCGCCGAGCCTGATCGAACAGCCGATCCGCGAACTGCTCAAGCAGCCGCTCGACCGGGTGCGCAGCGCGCTCAACATCCCCGCGCCGACGAAATACCGCGAATGTCACCGCATCTGGCGCGAGGAGGGGACCGATCCCTATGACCTGCTTGCAAGCGGCCCGGCGAGCGAGGAGCCGGTCGCGGCCTAG